The nucleotide window GTTAGCTGTCAGGATTTTAGGGGCGATTCTGGCCGTGAATCTGGACAGATTATACAACTTCACAGGTGGTGGGAACTAGGGTAAAGCCTAAAATACTTACTAGGAATTTTATATTGAGAATTAAATATTATCCGGTGGTGCTGACCGTGGCGGAAGATATTGAAGAAAAAATACGGCGCTTGAGAGAATTGGGTAGAGTTTCTGTTGAGGAAAAAGAAGAGAAAAAGGCCCCCACTCCTATTGCAGGGCCTTCTCCTCCCAGAAAGCCTTCGAGATTAGGAAGGCTCAGGGAAAAAGAAAGACGTAAGAGAATCATTATAGGTGCATCTATCATTGCTGTCATCATCATTGCTGTTGTTATTGGATTATATACCACATATCAAAATCGTGCTGCAGAGAAGCTTCAAGAGGCCAAACTTGCAAAGATTAAAGAAGTTAACCAGTATTTTACCGGGGAGCTTGAGAATGATCCTATGAAAGCCCAGCTGATAAATCAAATTAACCAGGCAAAAAGTATAGACGAGCTTGAAAAGATAAATGTCAAGGCAATAGCAGAGCAAAGAAAAGCTCAACTGGAACAAGAACGTCTTCAGAGGGAGTTCCAGCAGGCAAAAGCTACAAAACTGACGCAAATAGAGCAATCTTTTGAACTTCTTCTTTCTCAGCCGCTCCCAGAGGATATAAAGAGTGAGGCTGTTCAAGCTTATAACCAATTAAAGGAGAGAGTTAATTCCGCAAAAACAAAAGATGAAGTATCTTTAATTGACCCCAACCCGTACTTGCTCGAGCTATGGAGAAAATATTACTACTACCTCATAGATAACACACCTACACAAAAGGTTATCCTCAAGAAAGGAACAGAAAAAAGTGTATACACAAAAACAGAGGCAAAGTACATGCTCAGCAAAGTTACAGATTTCACCGAACTTCTCCAGTACACAATAGAGAAAGCTGAAATGGTGCAAGTTGCTTTGGTCTTACCAAGGGAGAACGTTAATGGTGCCTTCCTTTCCTCAGGAGACAAGATAAAGATCTTTGCCCAAATAAACTCCACAGTTATTAGGAAGATAGCAGATGAGGGATATGTAAATATGGTTCTCTTCCTGACTGATTCCGGTGTAATTGCAATATCCGAGTCACAGCAGGAAACTAAGAATATACAAACAACTTCGGATACATCATATTCGGATAGCTACTCTGAGAACTATGCTCCAGGAGACCAATCAATCTCTTACGAGCAGAGTACAGAGGAAAGCCATTCCGTAAGCCAATCAAGCTCACAGACGGTAAGTGCATCTTACACTTACAATGTGAAGCTAAACGAGATATTAAAGGCCATTGCGGCCAACAAGATTGCCGCAGCTGATGAAGTTAGGGAACAGCTCTCGAGATACAAGCTGAACTTGTTTGACCTTGAACAAAGCACTGGATTGCTGGCTACAGACCCCACTGCTAAAGTTTTGGTAATAGTTGAAGTCCCGGCAGAATTCGTTGAAGACCTCCTTAAGTATAGAAACGCCCTCTATGTAACAAAGATTACTGGGTGATTGGGATGGTAAGGAGGATACTTTCGCTTTTTTTCCTTATTTTGCTAGTTTCGGGGTTAGTTAATGCGCAAGAAAGTGTTAACGCATCCGCCACGGTTGATTTAAACGTTACCTTGGTTAATGCTGGCCCATTTTACAAATTCGTTTTAATAAATCCTGATTACGAATACACTCTGGTTAGAAAAGGTGGAGAGATTGGGATTGTAAACAACATGGGGTTCTGGATTGCCCCGTATGAAACGCTTCAGGTGAATGTGAGGATTAGTGAACCTTTATCTGCAGCTGCGGTAAGTGGAGTGGAAGGGCCAAACCTGTTTTATGACCCTATTTACCCCGAGCTTATTCTTTATCCTCAGAAGTACTATGCAGTTGACACATTCTTTATTTCAGACGGCTATGTGAAAGTGCTTAAATACAGCGGAAGGGTTCAAGTAACGATAGAAAACCCATCACCCGAAAATTCAAAGTACATTGCCATAGGACTACCAGTACTCTTTGAAGGGGCTGAAATTGGTGACTTTACTCCGGAGTACACAATGAAGTACAGTGAATATGTTAGCACTATTCTCTCCCAATACGCCCAATACGTTGGGGACTACATGCCAAAGTACTTGGACAGAGAGTCTGAGGATGGTTTGACTGATCTCTCAAAGCTTTCTTCTAGGATAGTTGTTTCCTCTGGAACTGGTTTACTTTCGGGAAGCAAAGAAGAGCCAGAGTTAGGGGAGATATCTAAAAAACCTGAGCTAAAATTTGATTATCCTGTCTGGATAGCATTTTTAGGTAATAAGCTCGAAATCACATATAACGTCAAATGGGAAAATCTCATGAGGGTGAGTGAATTTGGAGGAGAAAAAGAAAAAACGTTCAGGATTGTCATGGATAGAGGAGATCTTAAGTGAAGAAGCGGTTCCGTTAGATAACCTCATAAAAAAAGGAGAGCGAATAGAAGAAAAGCCTGAGGTCAAGGAAGAAATATCCCCCATTGTGCCAGAAATTAAAACTCCTTCAAAACCCTTATCTGCTGAGAGTCAACCAGAAACTAGTTTAGAGGAGATATTGAAATCCACAAGAGGCTCACCAAGAGTTCCCCTTCCTACATATTATGGAGAGGAAGTGAAGGTTCTTGATGTATACGGAAATGTGAGGATCCTTAGAGTTAAGGGGGAGCCCATTCCAATCTATGAAATACGCCTTCCAAAATTAAGTGAAGAGGAAGAAAAGCTAGTAAAAATCGTCAGAGACAGGGCAATTGCAGAAATACAAATAGATCCTGAGAGCATTCCCGATCCGGAGGAGAGGAGAAGGATATTTGGAAGGGCTGTTAAAAACATAATGCGTGAACTTGCTCCGGCTATCTCCGAGGCAAGGATGGACATTCTTGTAAATCTGGTTGTCCAGAACATGATAGGTTACGGAAAACTTGACCCCCTTGTTAGAGATGATAACCTGGAAGAAGTCATGGTAATAGGAACGAGAAGACCAGTATACGTGTGGCACAGAAAGTTTTACATGTGCAAAACTAACATCTTTTTTGATGACGAGAGGGAGATATTAAACATTATTGAACGTATAGCAAGGCAGGTTGGAAGAAGAATTGATCAGCAAACCCCGCTCTTAGATGCTCGTTTGCCTGATGGAAGTAGAGTAAATGCGACCATTAGGCCGGTTAGTTTAGATGGGCCTACGTTGACCATAAGAAAATTCAAAAAAGACCCCCTTACGATAATTGATCTCCTGAAGTACGGCACATTTAACTTGGAAGTTGCGTCTCTGCTTTGGATTTTTATTGATGGTCTTGGAGTGAAGCCCGCAAATGTCCTCGTTGCCGGAGGGACTGGTTCGGGTAAAACTACTACTCTTAACTCACTGGCAATGTTCATTCCTCCAAGTGAGCGTGTTATAAGTATTGAAGATACTGCAGAACTTCAATTGCCAATTGAACACTGGGTAAGGCTTGAAACAAGGCCTCCAAACATAGAAGGAAGGGGAGAAATAACCATGGATGATCTCGTTAAGAACACCCTAAGAATGCGTCCGGACAGGATTATCGTCGGTGAGGTCAGAGGACCAGAGGCAAGAACAATGTTCACGGCAATGAACACGGGTCATAATGGTGCCCTTTATGACTTTTCCGTTATTCAGCTCTCTGACAGTAGGTTTGTCCTTATTGGGGATTTGGTGGAAGAGCTTTTCAAAAAATACTCAGACAGAATTGAGAGATACAAGGATCTTGAGTATATAGTCCTTGAGGAAAAGGATCGCTTCGAAGTTGTTAGTGTTGGAGCTGACCTTAAAGCGGGCAAGCACGTAGTTTCAAGAGTATGGAGGAGGAAAGTAAGGGAAGGAGAGAAGCTAATGCGCATACGAACAAGGACTGGTAATGAGGTTATTCTGACCAAGACCCATCCCTTCTTTGTGTTCTCTAACGGGGATGTCGTGAGAAAAGAAGCTGGAAAGATTAGTGTTGGAGATAGGGTTGCTGTAATGATGAACCCTCCTAAGCCGCCTCAGCGTAAAGCCCTTGTGGATCCAAACATTTACGTAGGAATAAGTGATTACTACCTTGTTCCTAATGGAAATGGAATGGTAAAGGTTCCAAACAATGGACTTCCGCCAGAAAATGCCGAATATCTGCTCTCTATTAACTCAAATCCTGTGAAATTGGTTAGGGAAGTGGACGGCGATCTTGCCTATATTGCTGGAGTACTCCTCGGCGACGGTTATATAGCTTCCAATGGCTACCACCTCTCAGCCACTTTTGATGATGAAGGATATAGGAATGCCTTTGTAAATGCTATCTCGAAGTTTCTGCCGGAGTATTCTCCGCAGACAAAGATCAGTGGAAAGTGTACTGTTGTAACAGTTGGTTCCAAAATCTTTGCTGAGATGCTCTTGAGGATATTCGGCATACCTAAGGGCAAGAAGTCTGAAGTCTGGGATGTTCCGGATGTTGTTCTTTCTCATGACGACCTTGTAAGGTACTTCATAGCTGGAGTGTTTGATGCTGATGGATATGTGGATGAGAGCGGACCTTCTATTATTCTAACAACAAAGAGTGAAAATGCGGCAAGAAAGATATGGTATGCACTTCAGAGACTTGGAATAATAAGCACGGTCTCCCGTGTGAAGAACAGAGGCTTCAAGAAGGGAGAAATTTTCAGAATAACTATAAGCGGGGTTGAGGATCTCAGGAAGTTCAAGAGCCTTATACCGCTCCATCATTCGAAGAAGGTTGCCAAACTTGAAGAGATTCTGAAGACTAAGAGGGCTTATCGTGGAAGGAGAACCTACCGCGTTCCAATCTCCGGGGAAATGATAAGACCCCTACGTTTGAGGCTGAACCTTACCGTGGCTGAGCTGTCAAAACTAGCCTCTCACTATGCAGGAGAAAAAGTTTCCGAGAGTCTCATCAGACATATTGAGAAAAACAGATCAAACGAGATAAGGCGGTCTGCACTCAGAGGCATTGCCCTTGCTCTTCAGCAGGTTGCCAAGGATGCTGGTGACGAAGACGCTTGGGTAATGGCAAAAAGACTCCAGCTGATTGCCGAGGGAGACGTTTACTGGGATGAGGTTATAAGTGTTGAAGAAGTTGATCCTAAGGAGCTGGGAATTGAGTACCTCTATGATCTTACAGTGGAAGATGATCACAATTATGTTGCCAATGGAATACTGGTGTCAAACTGTATGGGCACGATTCACTCTAACTCAGCCAGAGAAACAATCGTAAGGCTTGAGAGCCCGCCAATGAGTGTTCCAAGAATTATGATTCCTGCTTTGGATGTCATTATAATGCAGGTGAGGTTCAACAACAGAAAGAAAGGAACCATAAGAAGGATTACAGAGATAGCGGAAGTTTCCGGAATAGAAGGAGAAAGCGTTCAGCTGAACACCATCTATAAGTACAATCCGGCAAAAGACGAGCTCTATCCAACTGGAGTGCCAAGTAGGTTCCTGAACCAGCTTGCAGAGCATACTGGTTTAACAATGGAGGAACTCCTAGAAGAGAGGCTGAAGAGGGAAGTTGTCCTTCAGTGGATGGTAGAGAAAGGAATAAGGAGCATAGAAGAAGTTGGCCATTACATTAGGGAATTTTACATCGATCAGGAAGAGTTGCTGAGAAGAATAGAGAGGGATGCCTCAATTGAGCTAACTGAGAAAGTTAGAACAGTCATCTAGGGTGAGAAGACTTGGGGATAAAAGAGAAAATACTTAAATTCATTGAAAGGCTGGGTGAAAAAACTATAGAGGTTAGCGAACGCCCTATTTCAAGAATTCCTAAAACCCTAACGCTCCAAGAGAGACTTCAACTCCTGAAAAAACTTCAAGAGGAAGTCTCTCAGGAAAGAGAAGAAAAATACGAAAAAGAACTTGAAGAGATTGTCGAATGGAGAAAAAGAGAGCTAGAGGAATCTTTCACCCATAGATTCTCAGAATTTATGCTTAGGCACTTTAGGGGCCCAGTTGAATCATTTACAAAGTCTCTAAAGGGACTCGACTATGATCTCGTGAGGGCTAACATTAAAATGAGTAAAGAGCAGTTCGTTGCATTGATGCTGGGTGTTTCCATTTTCACTGCAATTTTTGCTTTTTTAATGGGCGTTCTCCTCCTCATGCCAGCTGACATCTCCCTGATGCTTGGGATACTTGGCTTTATTGGTGGTTTCCTGTATATGAGGAACTACCCAAGAATAGTCTGGCGGAGAAGGGTTGTAGAGGTAGAAAAAGCCCTTCCATATGTTTTGAGACACATGGCATCGCTCTTAAGTGCTGGAGTTGGTATAGCTGAGGCAATGGTATCGGTTGCCAATGCGGATTATGGTCCAATCTCTGAGGAATTTGAGCTTATGATAAGAGAGATGCATGGTGGCACGTCGTTTGAGGATGCACTGACCAGGTTTGAGGAAAAGATGTCCTCTGAAAGCGTTAGTAGAGTTGTAAAGCAGATCCTTAGGGCCACAAAATTCGGTGGAAACTTGGCGGATATTCTCTACAAACTTGCCGAAGACTTTTCCTTTGAATACAGAATGAAGCTTGTGGAATACATCCAAAAGGTAAACGGTGTCGCCTTTGTCTATATGTTCATAACCATAATAATGCCCACGTTATTCGTTGTGGCTATACTGGCTGCTTCTTTAATGAATAGGGGGCTAGCGATGCCTGTTGAGGGATTGGCAGTCATTCTGCTGTTTGGATTTCCGGCTATTTCAACACTAGTCGTATTTATGATAAAACGTAGTGAGCCGAGGTGATTAAATTTGGCCGAAATTAAATTCCTCCGACCTCTTGCGAAGGCCCTTGAAAAAGTACTTCCCCAGAGGTGGGTTAGAAGATATGAGCTCTTTTTGTATTCAGCGGGAATATCATTTTTGGCGCTTGAATTTTTGCTGGTATCTTTACTACTGGCATCCGTTGTAGGGGTAATAGTTTTCATTCTGTCTCCAGTCAAGATCTACGCAATTCCACTATCTCTTGCGGTGTTTTTGGGAATTGCGTATGTTTATCCATACTACCTCCTATCCAAGAAGATAGAAGACATGGAAAAAAATCTTCCCGATGCGTTCTTCTACATTGCAAGCTCTTTGAGAGCAGGTGTTTCTTTCTCAGAGGCTTTAGAGGAAGCTTCAACTGCGAGGTTTGGGGCATTGACGGAAGAATTCAAGAGAACCGTGCAGGAGATAAAGAAGGGCAGATCAACAATAGAAGCTCTAAAAGCTTTTGCAATAAGAAATAGGAAATCTTCGATAATTTACCGCTCTACGATGATTATCTTGGAGGCTTATGAAAGAGGAGCCCCAATGGCGGATGTGCTTGTGGCAGTTGCCAACGACGTCCGTGAAATACTGAGAATAAAAAAGGAGAGGAAAGCTTCGACTGGAATGCAGGCAATGTTCTTTATAATTGCAAGTGGGTTCATAGGGCCAGCTATCCTAGGAATTGTTTCCCAAATTATGAATAGCATGAGTTCTCCCGAAATGGGGTTTACTCTGCCCTTAGAAGCGATAGGAAATATTTCCCTTGCGTTCGTGGCAATACAGGCCATAGTTTCAGGCTTGGGGATTGGAATAATAAGAGAAGGGAAGTTCTCCGCAGGCTTCAAATACAGCGCAATGCTGGCTATACTTGGAGAGATAATATTCCTTGTGGCTACCAGGGTTCAGATATCAGGCTTCATGTGATTCTGGCTTTGCCTTTTCTATATCCACTATTTCCACTTCAAATATTACTGTTTTCCCTGCCAATGGGTGGTTGAAGTCTAAAGTAACGCTTTCTTCTGTAATTGCTGTTATCCTTGCTATTCCGCTGTCGGTCATTATGTATGCTCCCTCGGTGGGTTCTATGCCGGCCTTTTCAAACTCACTTTTTGGAACGTCGACTATCAAGTCTTCTCTCGGCATTCCGTAACCCTTTTCGGGAGGGACCACTATAGTTTTCTTCTCTCCAACTCCCATCCCTACAAGGGCTTCATCCATTCCGGGGATAAGTTCGCCAACACCTACATTAGCACCCAGAGGCCCATATGTCCTGTCTTCCACATAAATGCCAGCTTCTTTAGCGATATCCTCATAAGTTGTATCGAATATCTCCCCGTTTTCAAACTTCCCAACGTAGTTAAAAACCACGAAATCTCCTTTTTCAACTTTCATTTTTTCACCAACCAAATTTCTTCGAGTGTAACTCCTCCGCGGCCTTTATAACATTTTTGGTCAGCATTATACAAGTTTGTGACAAAGTATATATACCTCTTTGGTCAAAAAATTAATGGGTGATTTTATATGGGGGAGTTCGCAGAGATGCTTAAAAGGGAATTTGGTGGGTTGGAAGTAAAAGAAATATACTCAACGAAGCTGGGAGAGAGAAATATTGAAATACTTGAAGTTGAAGCAGGGAGTTCGAAGTTTCTTGTAATGTTTCAAGCTGAACCCAAGAAACACGACCTCCACAGGTGGTCACTCATAATAACAAGTGCAAACAATACAAGAACAATTCAAGGGATGGACACGCTGGATACGTTAAAAATGAGAATCAAAGAAAACGTAAGGGCGATAATTGAGGGCCTGTAGCTATTCCTCGGGGAGGATGTAGTAGATATAATGGGGCCTGTTTGTGAACTCGTCGATGTAAACCACTACCCCGTTCTTTGGGGGCTTTAGGTAGTGCACTTCTCCTTTTTTTGTCGTTACTGCGGCAAACGCATCGCTTTTCCTAACCCTGTTCCCCACTCCAGCTATTATTGTGGAAACAAATCCCTCCACTGGAAGCAACATTAGCTCGTCTCCTTTATACAGCCTTATCTCTGTTCTCCTGTCCGGGAGAATTATTCTCGCATCACAGAGCATTTTATGTTCGTATTTATCCACATATAAGTGAAACCTATCGTAGACTTCTTTTCGCAAAAATTTCGCTTTTTTAACGTCTATAAACTCCGGGAGCTTTTGTCCCTTTTGTATTCTAGCCTCTATGTTATCTTGGATGACTATGCAGTCAACTTTTGCAGTATCCCCTTCAAAGCACTCTTCAAAGTCTGCCTCAACGAATAATTGTGGAAGCTTTTCCATATTCTCACCCAGTTTTTTCCAAGTTGTACGGCTTTTTAAACCTATCTTTACATAATTCTACGCGATGGTTACATTATGGGGTACGGGCTGCCGGCAATATGCCTGCTATGCATTCTCAAAAAATAGTTATGAACGATTAGATGCTCCAGCTTCCCTTTTTCTTAAGCACTTCTCTTGCCCTCACCAGCCCCTGCCTTACGCACTCTTCGAGGTCTTTTCCCTCTGCGTAATAAGCCAGAAACCCTCCGGCAAAAGCGTCTCCCGCTCCGGTAGGGTCTACAATTTCCTCTACTGGAAGAGCATTGAACTTTTTGAAATCTCTCCCGTCATAAAGCAGAACTCCCTTCTCTCCCAGGGTTACCACGACAATTTTGGCTCCCCATTCATGAAGCGTTTCAGCGGCTTTTGTGACTTCAGTCTCTCCTGTTATCGTCATCGCCTCCCTCTCGTTTGGGAAGACCACCTCGACTCTTGACACTATTTCCTTCATGAGCCCTCTTTTCGTTCTGTATTCTTCCATGTAGGTTGGATTAAAATCCACGGTGATTCTTTTGCCCTCTAGCCGGTTTATTGCTTTTAACTGTTCCTCTGGAGGTATTGGTGAGATGTGGAATATTTTAGCGCTGAGGTAATCTTCTGGGATCTCTGTTTCGCCCATCTTCTCTGCCACTCCCATCTCAACCGGCGCGTCCACGCTCCCGTCTTCGTGGTAGATCATGTAGATGTGCATTGTTTTTCCTTCGAGGACGTGAACTCCCCGGATGTCGAGGATTCTTTTGAGGCTTTCCAGCCACTCCTTGGGAAAGTCCTTGCCTACCTTTGTTACCAGTCCCACCTTTGCTCCGCTTAAAGCGGCGGAAGTCGCTACCGCTGCCGCCGCTCCCCCGGGAATGATTACCTCTCTCTTGTCTGGAAAGATTATGTGGTCAATCGCTACGTGCCCCAAAACTACCAGATCCATAGCAAGCCCTCTCTGGGCTAATTGGGGAGGGTTTATTAAAGTTCCCGATTTCATTTTAATAAGTATGAGTTGTATAAAAATTACGAAAAAGATTAAAAACAAAGAAGCGCAATCGATACCATGCGCAGGTTAAAAGACCTTGGACAGAATGAACTTGAGGAGCTTGTTAATTATGTTAGGGAGTTGAGAGGTTCTGGCAAGGGTTATTCTGAAATAACAAGAATAGTATTCGCGGAAAAGGGCATAACAGTTTCCAGAGCAACGGTTTTGAGATGGTGCAAAGGAAAGCATGAGCCGTTTAATAAGATCAAGCTCGTTAAGTTGGAACCCTCTCCCCATTTATCTTACGTCATTGGGGTGTACTTTGGAGATGGGAGCATTGGTTTGAGTGAGCATAAATATCGGATTCGGCTAAAGGTTGTTGATAGGGAATTTGCTGAAGCATTTGCCAGAGCCCTCGAAGATATAGGGGCTAACGCAAGAGTTTACGTGGAAAGCGACGGGAGGAGAGACAGGTTCGTTGCCGAAGCTACTAGCAAGTTCCTTTATATGTTTTTGAAACAGCCGAAAGAGGCTTTGTTTGAGGTTGCAAAGGAATATCCCAGAGAGTTTCTCCGAGGGTTCTTTGACAGTGAAGGATGCTTCAATTTCAATAAAAATGAAAGACAGGGGTTTGTTAGTGCTTCAAATTACAACAGAGAAGTTCTAACTTTTTGTCAAAAAGCTTTAGAAAGCTTGGGAATAAGTAGCAAGATAGTTTTAACAAAAAGAAAAGGCACCACAGTAAAGATCTGGGGAAAAGAGTACCAATACTCCTCAGACCTCTATGAAATAAGGATTTACAGGAAGGACGACCTTTCAAAATTTTACAGACTAATAGGATTCACAATATCGAGGAAACAAAAACTCCTTGAAGAATATCTAGGCATTCACAAAAAATGATGCTCAAAAACATACACCAATGTACAAAAATAGGCTGGTAGCGGGGGGAGGATTTGAACCTCCGACCTCCGGGTTATGAGCCCGGCGGGCACTCCTAGCTGCCCCACCCCGCTGCACGACCCGTTAGTTATTAATAGGAAGTCGGTTTATAAAGTTTGCGGTGTTTCTTTTGAATATTCCAAACCCTCAATGCTTCATCAAAACCCCCTAAAAGCTGTTTCGACTTTTTAACGCCCTACCCTAGCTCAACAACAATTACTCTGCTGAATTGGGATGCAGAATTTTTGAGGAAAAACCCTTAAACTTACCCTCCAAATTTATCCCGGTGGTAGGATGTACCTTACAAAAGAGGAGGAGTTGATACTTGCAGGAGAGTACGGCTATGCATTGCAGAAGGCTATGGAGATTCTCGTGGCTTTGGGAGAGATATATAACGCTGACAGGCTGATTCCGATAAAAAGTGCTCAGGTGGCTGGTGTTTCCTACAAAAATATCGGTGATGCGGGAATAGAGTTCCTCAAGGATTTCGTGGATGCGGGTGCAAAGGTTAGCGTTTACACTACCCTTAATCCGGCCGGAATTGGGGACGAGCTCTTTATGGAGAAACAGAAGGAAATACTCGAGCTCTATAGGGCAATGGGGATAGAGGTTACCTCCACCTGCACTCCATACTACGGTGCAAACCTTCCAAAGTTTGGCGACCATATAGCATGGAGCGAGAGCTCCGCGGTTATCTTTGCGAACTCCATAATTGGAGCCAGAACCAACAGGGAAGGGGGGCCCTCAAGTCTGGCAGCTGCAATTGTTGGCAAAACTCCAAATTATGGTCTTCACCTTGAGGAAAACAGAAAGGCAACGGTTATTGTTGAGGTAAACGCAAAGCTTAAGGACTTTGCAGACTACAGCTTCCTGGGCTACTACCTCGGCAAAGCTCTAAAGAACGACATACCCTACTTCAAAAACCTCAAGCCCGAAAAGACGGACTACCTTAAGGAGCTTGGTGCTTCGATGGCTGCAACTGGCTCAATAGCCCTCTATCACGTTGAAGGGGAAACTCCGGAATACAGACACGCCATAGCGGATAAGCTTGAGAAAATTGAGGTAGATGAGAGAGAGCTGGAAGAGGTCAGAGAGAAGTTCAATGCAAGCTGGGAAGAGGTGGAGGCGATAGTAATAGGCTGTCCCCATGCTTCGATTCAGGAGGTAAAAGAGGTTGCCGAGATTTTGAAGATGAGGGGGAAGCCCTTAAAGGTTCCGCTTTTAATAACTGCAAGCAGGGCTGTGAAGGCTCTCTCAGATGTTTTGGGCTACACTGACGTCATAGAGCGCTACAACGGGAAAATAATAGCCGACAGCTGTTTAATAGTCTCCCCGGTTGAAAAGTGGTATAGGGGAATAGCCACAAACAGCGGAAAGGCGAGCTTTTACTTCTCCTCCGCCGGGCTAAAGGTGAGGCTTGAGAATACGGAGAAACTGCTCCTTGAGGCTCCGTGAGGTGGGATTATGAAGCTCAAGGGAAGAAAAATCACCAAGGGAAAGGCGAGAGGTGTGGCCCTGGTCTCCAAAAAGCCGCTCTCCTTTTTGGGTGGCGTTGATCCGAAGACCGGGATTGTGAAGGACGTTGAAAGCGACATAAGGGGAGAGAGCATAAAAGACAAAATTCTTGTGTTTCCAAGGGGCAAGGGCTCGACTGTCGGCTCTTATGTCCTTTACCAGCTGAAGAAAAACGGTGTTGCGCCTAAGGCGATAATAGTCGAGGAGGCAGAGACGATTGTAGCAACGGGAGCTA belongs to Thermococcus bergensis and includes:
- a CDS encoding aconitase X catalytic domain-containing protein; the encoded protein is MYLTKEEELILAGEYGYALQKAMEILVALGEIYNADRLIPIKSAQVAGVSYKNIGDAGIEFLKDFVDAGAKVSVYTTLNPAGIGDELFMEKQKEILELYRAMGIEVTSTCTPYYGANLPKFGDHIAWSESSAVIFANSIIGARTNREGGPSSLAAAIVGKTPNYGLHLEENRKATVIVEVNAKLKDFADYSFLGYYLGKALKNDIPYFKNLKPEKTDYLKELGASMAATGSIALYHVEGETPEYRHAIADKLEKIEVDERELEEVREKFNASWEEVEAIVIGCPHASIQEVKEVAEILKMRGKPLKVPLLITASRAVKALSDVLGYTDVIERYNGKIIADSCLIVSPVEKWYRGIATNSGKASFYFSSAGLKVRLENTEKLLLEAP
- a CDS encoding DUF126 domain-containing protein, which translates into the protein MKLKGRKITKGKARGVALVSKKPLSFLGGVDPKTGIVKDVESDIRGESIKDKILVFPRGKGSTVGSYVLYQLKKNGVAPKAIIVEEAETIVATGAIIAEIPMVDKVDISKIKSGQVVEVDADEGEVVIEE
- a CDS encoding LAGLIDADG family homing endonuclease gives rise to the protein MRRLKDLGQNELEELVNYVRELRGSGKGYSEITRIVFAEKGITVSRATVLRWCKGKHEPFNKIKLVKLEPSPHLSYVIGVYFGDGSIGLSEHKYRIRLKVVDREFAEAFARALEDIGANARVYVESDGRRDRFVAEATSKFLYMFLKQPKEALFEVAKEYPREFLRGFFDSEGCFNFNKNERQGFVSASNYNREVLTFCQKALESLGISSKIVLTKRKGTTVKIWGKEYQYSSDLYEIRIYRKDDLSKFYRLIGFTISRKQKLLEEYLGIHKK